One part of the Lotus japonicus ecotype B-129 chromosome 2, LjGifu_v1.2 genome encodes these proteins:
- the LOC130735972 gene encoding uncharacterized protein LOC130735972 — MERNFDLSNSEIQSSITVEDDDCRGDELTSLLLAGKLWTESSYNVRAFTQTVTTAWKLRNPVEIREISKNRYVFRFATERDLRSVIDGGPWSFNRMILVLKRFSDEVQPSEIDLSTVDMWIRVYDLPLKLKSESIARRLGNSIGFFVAMDARLENQVGLFLRLRVTVDLTKALMRGTVLVWQGKELRVLFRYERLPVFCFVCGKIGHQMKDCEVSEVVDEDSDSSYLPYGPWLRVQPFSDDFSVGRVLKSGSQGASEKVVDDGLVRGKSVLKPGSQGASEIRALVVKDSSLGSASQQGVKLFEQKSRVDSARVPEKAPIAATQVLHKEVKRVLSPRKPLVESNRLDEHVVDPADDLPRFGNQSVVSLEAGGGSRTHQVEEVLEALGNVAIQGLAEGDNKENHVPVAALSFNPGCSDSGGSRPSSKLKRKGWKRLHSNKTRVASTALPTVDRKRNLVDVDIIEVDDENCRGPLAKRVYTEVCMTDSDSEALLGDQHRLQP, encoded by the coding sequence ATGGAGAGGAACTTCGATCTGTCTAATAGTGAGATCCAGAGTAGTATTACGGTGGAGGATGATGATTGTAGGGGAGATGAACTCACTTCTCTCCTCCTAGCTGGTAAACTTTGGACGGAGAGCTCTTACAACGTTCGTGCCTTCACGCAGACTGTTACAACGGCGTGGAAGCTTCGTAATCCAGTGGAGATCAGGGAGATCTCGAAGAATCGGTATGTTTTCCGATTCGCTACGGAGAGAGATCTCAGATCGGTTATTGATGGTGGTCCTTGGAGTTTCAATCGGATGATATTGGTGCTGAAGAGGTTCAGCGATGAGGTCCAACCTTCAGAGATCGATCTATCGACGGTGGATATGTGGATCCGTGTGTACGATCTACCTCTGAAGTTGAAATCTGAGTCCATTGCGAGGCGGTTAGGAAATTCCATCGGATTCTTTGTTGCGATGGACGCTCGATTGGAGAATCAGGTCGGCCTGTTCCTTAGATTGAGAGTTACGGTTGATTTGACGAAGGCGTTGATGAGAGGAACTGTGCTTGTTTGGCAGGGGAAGGAGCTTCGTGTGTTGTTCAGGTACGAGAGGCTCCCTGTCTTCTGTTTTGTTTGTGGAAAGATCGGGCATCAGATGAAGGATTGTGAGGTGAGTGAGGTAGTGGATGAGGATAGTGATTCCTCTTATCTGCCTTATGGGCCTTGGCTGAGGGTTCAACCTTTCTCTGATGATTTCAGTGTGGGTAGGGTGCTGAAGTCAGGAAGCCAAGGGGCAAGTGAGAAGGTTGTGGATGATGGTTTGGTCAGGGGAAAATCGGTGTTGAAACCAGGAAGCCAAGGGGCAAGTGAGATTCGTGCTCTGGTTGTCAAGGATTCATCCCTGGGAAGTGCTTCTCAGCAGGGGGTGAAGTTGTTTGAGCAGAAGAGTAGGGTGGATAGTGCTAGGGTGCCGGAGAAAGCTCCAATTGCTGCTACGCAGGTTCTCCATAAGGAGGTTAAGCGAGTGCTGAGTCCAAGAAAGCCGTTGGTGGAGAGCAATCGTCTTGATGAACATGTTGTGGATCCTGCTGATGATCTGCCTCGGTTTGGTAATCAGAGTGTAGTGTCTTTGGAAGCTGGTGGTGGTTCAAGGACCCATCAAGTTGAAGAGGTCCTGGAGGCACTTGGTAACGTGGCTATTCAGGGACTGGCTGAGGGAGATAATAAGGAGAACCATGTTCCAGTTGCTGCTCTTTCCTTTAATCCTGGATGCAGTGATTCTGGTGGTAGCAGGCCCTCAAGCAAGCTTAAGAGAAAGGGATGGAAGAGGCTTCACTCTAACAAGACTAGAGTTGCTTCTACTGCCCTCCCAACTGTGGATAGGAAGAGAAATCTGGTGGATGTTGATATCATTGAGGTTGATGATGAGAACTGCAGGGGTCCCTTGGCTAAGAGGGTTTACACTGAAGTTTGTATGACTGATTCTGATTCAGAGGCGTTGTTGGGAGACCAACATCGCCTACAGCCATGA
- the LOC130737467 gene encoding BTB/POZ domain-containing protein At3g19850-like isoform X2, giving the protein MKHPFPCKNNEVHLVKDRARGFYSLPCWICPFCIYIIISIFARGCSIKAQFHLFLFNAEEAAMSKLCDLQIHINDEETFLLNEKLISKYCGRVKILLNQEKRRCHIKKMSIEINDFPGGPDGFELVLRFCYNNGKILITTSNVLILHCCALYLEMTEKVFINNLLKQAETFLEGINYWTWNETLVSLKSCELFYTYLERCGFLESIICAISAKMAQNSDVNLLTSSSSSPQSSPESNCAKRLISSTQLTPKMIKSSFPSKAWWFDDFATLPPKIIEKFVKCNGAYLTDNKNLLLTRFLLHYLKTVTPKREKLKKVGRLIDKYLTEISPDQNLKISTFLGAAESLPDSARDCFDGVYRAIDIYLESRPVISFEEGSKLCICLNYNKLSFEACKDLAKNPRIPPRIAMQALICQQKNIPLCDFGIEGSEIMSPSQIILYDEDNTDSFLEEKEDIKLNLERMQWRVSELEKLCTEMKVQMLRFTRQNV; this is encoded by the exons ATGAAACACCCTTTTCCATGTAAAAACAATGAAGTACATCTTGTCAAGGATAGGGCAAGAGGTTTTTATTCCTTGCCATGCTGGATATGTCCTTTCTGCATATATATAATCATTTCCATTTTTGCCAGAGGCTGCTCCATCAAAGCACAATTTCATCTATTTTTATTCAATGCAGAAGAAGCAGCAATGTCAAAGCTCTGTGACTTGCAAATCCACATTAATGACGAGGAAACATTCCTTTTGAATGAG AAATTAATATCAAAATACTGTGGAAGAGTGAAGATATTGTTGAATCAAGAAAAGAGAAGATGTCATATCAAGAAGATGAGTATTGAAATCAATGATTTCCCTGGAGGGCCAGATGGGTTTGAGCTGGTTCTGAGATTCTGTTACAACAATGGCAAAATCCTCATAACTACATCCAATGTGCTTATCCTCCATTGTTGTGCCCTCTATCTTGAAATGACTGAGAAGGTGTTTATTAACAATCTCTTGAAACAAGCAGAAACATTTCTTGAGGGAATCAATTATTGGACATGGAATGAAACACTTGTAAGCCTTAAGAGTTGTGAGCTATTTTATACATATTTGGAAAGGTGTGGTTTCCTGGAGAGTATCATTTGTGCAATTTCAGCAAAGATGGCTCAAAATTCTGATGTAAACCTCCTCACTTCCTCATCTTCCTCTCCCCAATCTTCACCTGAAAGCAATTGTgcaaagagattaatttcttcAACCCAACTTACTCCCAAGATGATCAAGTCAAGTTTTCCAAGCAAAGCATGGTGGTTTGATGATTTTGCTACTTTACCCCCAAAGATCATTGAGAAGTTTGTTAAGTGTAATGGGGCCTACCTTACAGATAACAAAAATTTGCTTCTCACAAGGTTTCTGCTTCATTATCTGAAAACAGTTACTCCAAAAAGAGAG AAACTGAAAAAGGTTGGTCGACTAATTGACAAGTATTTGACCGAGATATCCCCTGATCAGAACCTCAAGATATCTACATTCCTAGGAGCTGCAGAAAGTTTGCCTGATTCTGCCAGGGATTGCTTTGATGGGGTCTACAGAGCCATTGACATCTATCTTGAG TCTCGTCCAGTGATCTCATTTGAAGAGGGGTCAAAGTTGTGCATATGTCTTAATTACAATAAACTCAGCTTTGAAGCTTGCAAGGATCTAGCCAAGAACCCCAGAATACCTCCAAGGATTGCAATGCAGGCTCTTATTTGCCAACAAAAGAATATTCCACTTTGTGACTTTGGAATTGAAGGAAGTGAAATCATGAGCCCTTCCCAAATCATTTTGTATGATGAAGACAACACAGACAGTTTcttggaagagaaagaagatataaAACTAAATCTGGAGAGAATGCAATGGAGAGTGAGCGAATTGGAGAAATTGTGCACCGAaatgaaggttcagatgttaaGGTTCACTCGCCAAAATGTATAG
- the LOC130737467 gene encoding BTB/POZ domain-containing protein At3g19850-like isoform X1, with product MKHPFPCKNNEVHLVKDRARGFYSLPCWICPFCIYIIISIFARGCSIKAQFHLFLFNAEEAAMSKLCDLQIHINDEETFLLNEKLISKYCGRVKILLNQEKRRCHIKKMSIEINDFPGGPDGFELVLRFCYNNGKILITTSNVLILHCCALYLEMTEKVFINNLLKQAETFLEGINYWTWNETLVSLKSCELFYTYLERCGFLESIICAISAKMAQNSDVNLLTSSSSSPQSSPESNCAKRLISSTQLTPKMIKSSFPSKAWWFDDFATLPPKIIEKFVKCNGAYLTDNKNLLLTRFLLHYLKTVTPKREVSEYTGLAETAAYGVIFVSNKIKPFSCRGIFWVLRIVSRFGISEECRMEMEKLIGGILEQATLDDVLVSGHHMGLYYDVTFVIRLIEVFVDINGSNVQKLKKVGRLIDKYLTEISPDQNLKISTFLGAAESLPDSARDCFDGVYRAIDIYLESRPVISFEEGSKLCICLNYNKLSFEACKDLAKNPRIPPRIAMQALICQQKNIPLCDFGIEGSEIMSPSQIILYDEDNTDSFLEEKEDIKLNLERMQWRVSELEKLCTEMKVQMLRFTRQNV from the exons ATGAAACACCCTTTTCCATGTAAAAACAATGAAGTACATCTTGTCAAGGATAGGGCAAGAGGTTTTTATTCCTTGCCATGCTGGATATGTCCTTTCTGCATATATATAATCATTTCCATTTTTGCCAGAGGCTGCTCCATCAAAGCACAATTTCATCTATTTTTATTCAATGCAGAAGAAGCAGCAATGTCAAAGCTCTGTGACTTGCAAATCCACATTAATGACGAGGAAACATTCCTTTTGAATGAG AAATTAATATCAAAATACTGTGGAAGAGTGAAGATATTGTTGAATCAAGAAAAGAGAAGATGTCATATCAAGAAGATGAGTATTGAAATCAATGATTTCCCTGGAGGGCCAGATGGGTTTGAGCTGGTTCTGAGATTCTGTTACAACAATGGCAAAATCCTCATAACTACATCCAATGTGCTTATCCTCCATTGTTGTGCCCTCTATCTTGAAATGACTGAGAAGGTGTTTATTAACAATCTCTTGAAACAAGCAGAAACATTTCTTGAGGGAATCAATTATTGGACATGGAATGAAACACTTGTAAGCCTTAAGAGTTGTGAGCTATTTTATACATATTTGGAAAGGTGTGGTTTCCTGGAGAGTATCATTTGTGCAATTTCAGCAAAGATGGCTCAAAATTCTGATGTAAACCTCCTCACTTCCTCATCTTCCTCTCCCCAATCTTCACCTGAAAGCAATTGTgcaaagagattaatttcttcAACCCAACTTACTCCCAAGATGATCAAGTCAAGTTTTCCAAGCAAAGCATGGTGGTTTGATGATTTTGCTACTTTACCCCCAAAGATCATTGAGAAGTTTGTTAAGTGTAATGGGGCCTACCTTACAGATAACAAAAATTTGCTTCTCACAAGGTTTCTGCTTCATTATCTGAAAACAGTTACTCCAAAAAGAGAGGTTAGTGAGTATACTGGTCTTGCAGAAACAGCTGCTTATGGGGTCATATTTGTTAGCAATAAGATTAAGCCTTTCTCTTGCAGAGGAATTTTTTGGGTATTGAGGATTGTATCAAGGTTTGGGATAAGTGAAGAGTGCAGAATGGAAATGGAGAAATTGATTGGTGGGATTCTTGAGCAAGCAACTTTGGATGATGTTCTGGTTTCTGGGCATCATATGGGACTTTACTATGATGTAACTTTTGTGATAAGATTGATTGAAGTGTTTGTTGATATAAATGGCTCTAATGTGCAGAAACTGAAAAAGGTTGGTCGACTAATTGACAAGTATTTGACCGAGATATCCCCTGATCAGAACCTCAAGATATCTACATTCCTAGGAGCTGCAGAAAGTTTGCCTGATTCTGCCAGGGATTGCTTTGATGGGGTCTACAGAGCCATTGACATCTATCTTGAG TCTCGTCCAGTGATCTCATTTGAAGAGGGGTCAAAGTTGTGCATATGTCTTAATTACAATAAACTCAGCTTTGAAGCTTGCAAGGATCTAGCCAAGAACCCCAGAATACCTCCAAGGATTGCAATGCAGGCTCTTATTTGCCAACAAAAGAATATTCCACTTTGTGACTTTGGAATTGAAGGAAGTGAAATCATGAGCCCTTCCCAAATCATTTTGTATGATGAAGACAACACAGACAGTTTcttggaagagaaagaagatataaAACTAAATCTGGAGAGAATGCAATGGAGAGTGAGCGAATTGGAGAAATTGTGCACCGAaatgaaggttcagatgttaaGGTTCACTCGCCAAAATGTATAG